TGGAACCCTGCGAAGGCGGCGACGACACGCGCCGCTGGCCGCCCATCATCGGCGAGGACGGCGCGGTGTTCCTCAGCGCCAACCGCAACAAGCAGAGCATCGCGGTCGACCTGAAGACCGCCGCCGGCCGCGAGGTGGTGATGCGCTTGCTGGAAGACAGCGACGTGATGATCGAGAGCTACCGCAAGGGCGCCATGGACCGCCTGGGCCTCGGCCACGAGGCAGTGCGCAAGCGCCATCCGCGCCTCATCTACGCGAGCATTTCCGGCTTCGGCCGCACCGGTCCGCTGTCGCACCTGCCGGGTTACGACCTGATGGTGCAGGCCTTCAGCGGCATCATGAGCGTGACCGGCGAGAAGAACGGCGGCCCGGTGCGCGCGGCCTTCTCGCCGCTGGACCAGACCACCGGCATCTGGGCTGCCTTCGGCATCCTCGCCGCGCTGCGCGAGCGCGACGCCACCGGTGTGGGCCGCTTCCTCGAGGTGTCGCTGTACGAGACGGCGATGGCCTTCCTCGGCTACACCTCGCAGATCTACTGGGAGACCGGCCGCACGCCGGCCCGCTGCGGCACCAGCCACGAGTCGCTGTGCCCCTACCAGGTGTTCCCGGCCCAGGACGGCGAGATCCTGATCGCCGTCGGCAACGACACCCTGTTCCGCAGCTACTGCCGCGCCGCCGGCATGCCGGAGATGGCCGACGACCCGAAGTTCAGGACCAACGCCGACCGCGTCAAGCATTTCGACGAGACGGTGGCGCGGGTCAGCGAGCGCACCCGCCAGAAGACGGTCGACGAGTGGGCGAAGCTGCTCGACGAAGCCGGCGTGCCGAACTCACCCATCCATTCGCTGGACCGCGTGCTCGCGATGCCGCACACCGCCGAGCGCGGCATCGTGATGGACTACGAGCATCCCGCCACGGGCGCGATGAAGACGGTGGCGATGCCGGTCACCTTCGACGGCGAGCAGCGCACCGTCGAGCGGGCGCCGCCCATGCTCGGCGAGCACACCGCCGAGATCCTCGCGGCCGCCGGCTACGACGCCGCCGCGATCGAGCAGCTGCGCCGCGACGGCGTGGTGCGCACGCACGGCACGCCGGCGGGCGCCACCGCGACCAAGGCCGCATGATGGACGCGCCGACCCGAGGTGGCGCGGCGGACACCGGCGAAGACACCCACCGCATGCTGCGCGACGCGGCGCTGAGCTTCGCCGCCCGCCAGACCAGCATCGCCCGCGTGCGGGCGCTGCGCGGCACCGACCCCGGCCACGACCGTGCGGTGTGGCGCAGCCTCGCCGACATGGGCTGGACCGGCATCCTGATTCCCGAGCTGCACGGCGGCCTGGGCCTGGGGCTGGGCGAGATGGCGACCGTGCTGGAGGAATTCGCGAAGACGCTGTCGCCGGAGCCGCTGAACGCGGTCGCCGTGCTGGCTGCCGGCGTGCTGGTCCGCGGCGACAACGACGCGCTCAAGGCCGATCTGCTGCCCGGGGTCGCGCTCGGGCGCGTGCTGCCGGCGCTGGCCTGGCAGGAATCGAACGGCGGCATCGAGCCGCTGGACATGGCGACCCGCGTCGAGGGCGGCGTGCTGCGCGGCGAGAAGCGCTTCGTCGTGCCGGCGCAGGCCGACGGCTACCTGGTCAGCGCACAGGGCGCGGAGGGCCCGGCGGTGTACTGGGTGGAGCAGGGCGCGCCCGGCCTGCAGTGCGCGTTCGAGCTGCGCGCCGACGGCACGCGCAGCGCCCGCCTGGTGCTCGACGGCGTCGAGGTCTCCGACGCGCAGCGCATCGCCTCGCCCGCGGTGGCGGCGGCGGCGCTGCAGAGCGCCGTCGACACCGCGACCGTGATGGCGGGCGCCGAGCTGGTCGGCGTGATGCGCCGCGCGCTCGACATCACGCTGGAGTACATGCGCACCCGCGTGCAGTTCGGCAAGCCCATCGGCAGCTACCAGGCGCTGCAGCACCGCGCGGTGGACCTGTTCATCGAGAAGGAGCTGGCGGTGTCGGTGCTCGCCGATGCGCTGCGCCACCTCGACGGTGACGACGAGCAACTCCCGCTGTGGTCCAGCCGCGTCAAGTCGCGTTGCGCCGACGGCGGCCTGCGCATCGGCCGCGAATCCATCCAGATCCACGGCGGCATTGGCTATGCCGACGAATGCGACATCGGCCTGTACCTGAAGCGGGCGATGGTGCTCTCTGCCTGGCTGGGCAACGGCGCAATGCATCGCCGCCGCTATGCCGCGCTCGCACCGGCGCACGACGCCACCTGACAAGGACCACACGACATGGCCGACATCGATTGGGACGCCCTCGACGACGACACCTTCCGCCGCGAGGTGGCGCATTTCTTCCGCACCGAGTACCCCGAGGAGATCCGCTTCCCGCCGCACTTTCTTCGCTGGGCGCAATGCGAGGACTGGTACCGCAAGCTGTATGCAAAGGGCTTTGCGGCGCCGGCATGGCCGCGAGAGTGGGGCGGCATGGGCTTGTCGCCCGGCAAGCTGCTCGCCTTCATCGAGGAGCAGGAAAAGCACGGCATCGCGCGAACGCCCGACATGGGCATCACGATGCTGGGTCCGTTGCTGATCCGCTTCGGCACCGAGGAGCAGAAGCGCGAGTTCCTGCCGCCGACCCTGCGCGGCGAGTACATCTGGTGCCAGGGCTACTCGGAGCCGAACGCCGGCTCCGACCTCGCCAGCCTGCGCACCGAAGCCGTGCTCGACGGCGACGAGTACGTGATCACCGGCTCCAAGATCTGGACCAGCTTCGCCATGGACGCGACGCACATGTTCGTGCTCGTGCGCACCGACAAGCAGGCGAAGAAGCAGGAGGGCATCAGCTTCATGCTGGTCGACATGAAGTCGCCCGGCATCACCGTGCGGCCCATCCGCAACCTCAACGGCGCGGAGCACTTCGCCGAGGTCTTCCTCGACAAGGTGCGCACGCCGGCGCGCTGGCTGGTGGGCCAGCCCAACCAGGGCTGGACCATCGCGAAGGCGCTGCTCGGCTTCGAGCGCATCTCGATCGGCAGCCCCAAGCTCTCGCAAACCGGGCTGCAGCGGCTGGAGCGCATCGTGCAGGCGCGCGGCCTGAGCGATGACGCGGCCTTCATGGACCGCTTCACGCAGCTCAAGCTGAACGTGGCGGACCTCACGTCGGTCTACGGCCGCTTCGCCGACATCGTCAAGCGCGGCGGCACGCTGGGCCCCGACGTCTCGCTGCTGAAGATCTTCGCGTCGGAGACCTTCCAGCGCATCACCGAGCTGACGCTGGAAGCGGGCGGCGACGCCGGCGCGATCGAGGGCGAGGTGAGCTTCGGCGACGCGGCGATCGACATCCTCTCGCCGTTCTACAACGCGCGGCCGTCGACGATCTACGGCGGCTCCAACGAGATCCAGCGCAACATCATCGCGAAGAGCGTGCTGAACCTGCCGGGCTGAGGGCGCGGCGGGGTGCTGTTCGGCGGGACAAGCGAGTAACAGGAGAGAACATGTTCAGTCATGTGATGGTCGGGTCCAACCACATCGAGCGCTCAAAGCGCTTCTATGACGCCGTGCTGGCCGTTCTCGGAGGGGGCGAGCCGCTTCGAAACCACAACGCCACTGGACAGGACCGCCTGTTCTACCGGCACGATGGCGGCATGTTTTGCGTCAGTGAGCCGATCAACGGTGAACCTGCAACGTCCGCCAACGGCGGAACCATCGGTTTCAAGTGCAGTTCGCCGGCGCAGGTACAGCAGTTCCACGACACCGCGGTTGCTCATGGCGGCACTTCGATCGAACAGCCGCCTGGCCTGCGCGAGGGAAAACTCGGCGCCCTGTATCTGGCCTACGTTCGCGACCCGGACGGCAACAAGCTCTGTGCACTTCACAGGCCAAAGTAGGTGGACAGCGGCAGCGCCAGCTGAAGC
The sequence above is a segment of the Aquabacterium sp. J223 genome. Coding sequences within it:
- a CDS encoding CaiB/BaiF CoA transferase family protein, with the protein product MTTPQAFKPFAPLAGIRVLDLSKVLAGPMCGQYLADLGATVIKVEPCEGGDDTRRWPPIIGEDGAVFLSANRNKQSIAVDLKTAAGREVVMRLLEDSDVMIESYRKGAMDRLGLGHEAVRKRHPRLIYASISGFGRTGPLSHLPGYDLMVQAFSGIMSVTGEKNGGPVRAAFSPLDQTTGIWAAFGILAALRERDATGVGRFLEVSLYETAMAFLGYTSQIYWETGRTPARCGTSHESLCPYQVFPAQDGEILIAVGNDTLFRSYCRAAGMPEMADDPKFRTNADRVKHFDETVARVSERTRQKTVDEWAKLLDEAGVPNSPIHSLDRVLAMPHTAERGIVMDYEHPATGAMKTVAMPVTFDGEQRTVERAPPMLGEHTAEILAAAGYDAAAIEQLRRDGVVRTHGTPAGATATKAA
- a CDS encoding acyl-CoA dehydrogenase family protein codes for the protein MDAPTRGGAADTGEDTHRMLRDAALSFAARQTSIARVRALRGTDPGHDRAVWRSLADMGWTGILIPELHGGLGLGLGEMATVLEEFAKTLSPEPLNAVAVLAAGVLVRGDNDALKADLLPGVALGRVLPALAWQESNGGIEPLDMATRVEGGVLRGEKRFVVPAQADGYLVSAQGAEGPAVYWVEQGAPGLQCAFELRADGTRSARLVLDGVEVSDAQRIASPAVAAAALQSAVDTATVMAGAELVGVMRRALDITLEYMRTRVQFGKPIGSYQALQHRAVDLFIEKELAVSVLADALRHLDGDDEQLPLWSSRVKSRCADGGLRIGRESIQIHGGIGYADECDIGLYLKRAMVLSAWLGNGAMHRRRYAALAPAHDAT
- a CDS encoding acyl-CoA dehydrogenase family protein, which produces MADIDWDALDDDTFRREVAHFFRTEYPEEIRFPPHFLRWAQCEDWYRKLYAKGFAAPAWPREWGGMGLSPGKLLAFIEEQEKHGIARTPDMGITMLGPLLIRFGTEEQKREFLPPTLRGEYIWCQGYSEPNAGSDLASLRTEAVLDGDEYVITGSKIWTSFAMDATHMFVLVRTDKQAKKQEGISFMLVDMKSPGITVRPIRNLNGAEHFAEVFLDKVRTPARWLVGQPNQGWTIAKALLGFERISIGSPKLSQTGLQRLERIVQARGLSDDAAFMDRFTQLKLNVADLTSVYGRFADIVKRGGTLGPDVSLLKIFASETFQRITELTLEAGGDAGAIEGEVSFGDAAIDILSPFYNARPSTIYGGSNEIQRNIIAKSVLNLPG
- a CDS encoding VOC family protein, with the translated sequence MFSHVMVGSNHIERSKRFYDAVLAVLGGGEPLRNHNATGQDRLFYRHDGGMFCVSEPINGEPATSANGGTIGFKCSSPAQVQQFHDTAVAHGGTSIEQPPGLREGKLGALYLAYVRDPDGNKLCALHRPK